One Phalacrocorax aristotelis chromosome 12, bGulAri2.1, whole genome shotgun sequence DNA window includes the following coding sequences:
- the ADRA2A gene encoding alpha-2A adrenergic receptor isoform X1 produces the protein MFNLEHPFTEGGHFFSSMEYQRQLEEEEGYPPLGANGTFNDSGAGPGWGMPYPLHTTVTLISLAGLLMLFTVFGNVLVIIAVFTSRALKAPQNLFLVSLASADILVATLVIPFSLANEVMGYWYFGKVWCEIYLALDVLFCTSSIVHLCAISLDRYWSITQAIEYNLKRTPRRIKCIIFIVWVISAVISFPPLISIEKKSGQQADQGVAGCKINDEKWYIISSSIGSFFAPCLIMILVYVRIYQIAKRRTRVPPNKRAERPEKRQNGLADKEDLPATAQLNGEKAAGGSGRQEGEVNGIDMEETSSSEHQENNQCKKSERPSRGKTKTKLSQIKPGDSLPRKAEEERNTKGSRWRGRQNREKRFTFVLAVVIGVFVICWFPFFFTYTLTAVCKSCSVPDTLFKFFFWFGYCNSSLNPVIYTIFNHDFRRAFKRILCRIERKRIV, from the coding sequence ATGTTTAACCTGGAGCACCCGTTCACGGAGGGGGGCCACTTCTTCTCCTCCATGGAGTACCAGcggcagctggaggaggaggagggctacCCACCTCTTGGTGCCAACGGGACCTTCAACGACAGCGgtgccgggccgggctggggcaTGCCGTACCCCCTGCACACCACCGTCACCCTCATCAGCCTGGCGGGCTTGCTCATGCTCTTCACCGTCTTCGGCAATGTCCTGGTCATCATCGCTGTCTTCACCAGCCGGGCGCTCAAGGCCCCCCAGAACCTCTTCCTAGTCTCCTTAGCCTCGGCCGACATCCTGGTGGCCACGCTGGTCATCCCCTTCTCCCTGGCAAATGAGGTGATGGGGTACTGGTACTTTGGCAAAGTCTGGTGTGAGATCTACCTGGCCTTGGATGTGCTGTTCTGCACCTCCTCCATCGTGCACTTGTGTGCCATCAGCCTGGACCGTTACTGGTCCATCACACAAGCCATCGAGTACAACCTCAAACGTACCCCGCGCCGCATCAAATGCATCATCTTCATTGTCTGGGTCATCTCAGCTGTCATCTCCTTCCCGCCACTCATCTCCATTGAGAAGAAGAGTGGGCAGCAGGCTGACCAGGGGGTGGCAGGGTGCAAAATCAACGATGAGAAGTGGTACATCATCTCTTCTAGTATTGGCTCCTTCTTTGCCCCCTGCCTCATCATGATCCTGGTCTATGTGCGCATCTACCAGATAGCCAAGAGGCGAACCAGGGTACCGCCGAACAAGCGGGCAGAGCGCCCTGAGAAGAGGCAAAATGGCTTGGCCGACAAGGAGGACCTGCCAGCCACAGCCCAGCTCAAtggggagaaggcagcaggaggcagcggcaggcaggagggagaggtcAACGGTATAGACATGGAGGAGACCTCTTCCTCCGAGCACCAGGAGAATAACCAGTGTAAGAAGTCAGAGAGACCATCGAGGGGAAAGACCAAGACTAAGCTGAGCCAGATTAAGCCTGGGGACAGTTTGCCCAGGAAGGCGGAGGAGGAGAGGAACACCAAAGGGTCCCGGTGGAGGGGCAGGCAGAACCGGGAGAAGCGCTTCACCTTTGTGCTGGCGGTGGTGATTGGGGTCTTTGTCATCTGCTGGTTCCCCTTCTTCTTCACCTACACGCTGACGGCCGTCTGcaagagctgctctgtgcccGACACCCTCTTCAAGTTCTTCTTCTGGTTCGGTTACTGCAATAGCTCCTTGAACCCTGTCATCTATACCATTTTCAACCACGACTTCAGACGGGCCTTCAAAAGGATCCTCTGTAGGATAGAGAGGAAAAGGATTGTTTGA
- the ADRA2A gene encoding alpha-2A adrenergic receptor isoform X2: MPYPLHTTVTLISLAGLLMLFTVFGNVLVIIAVFTSRALKAPQNLFLVSLASADILVATLVIPFSLANEVMGYWYFGKVWCEIYLALDVLFCTSSIVHLCAISLDRYWSITQAIEYNLKRTPRRIKCIIFIVWVISAVISFPPLISIEKKSGQQADQGVAGCKINDEKWYIISSSIGSFFAPCLIMILVYVRIYQIAKRRTRVPPNKRAERPEKRQNGLADKEDLPATAQLNGEKAAGGSGRQEGEVNGIDMEETSSSEHQENNQCKKSERPSRGKTKTKLSQIKPGDSLPRKAEEERNTKGSRWRGRQNREKRFTFVLAVVIGVFVICWFPFFFTYTLTAVCKSCSVPDTLFKFFFWFGYCNSSLNPVIYTIFNHDFRRAFKRILCRIERKRIV, translated from the coding sequence aTGCCGTACCCCCTGCACACCACCGTCACCCTCATCAGCCTGGCGGGCTTGCTCATGCTCTTCACCGTCTTCGGCAATGTCCTGGTCATCATCGCTGTCTTCACCAGCCGGGCGCTCAAGGCCCCCCAGAACCTCTTCCTAGTCTCCTTAGCCTCGGCCGACATCCTGGTGGCCACGCTGGTCATCCCCTTCTCCCTGGCAAATGAGGTGATGGGGTACTGGTACTTTGGCAAAGTCTGGTGTGAGATCTACCTGGCCTTGGATGTGCTGTTCTGCACCTCCTCCATCGTGCACTTGTGTGCCATCAGCCTGGACCGTTACTGGTCCATCACACAAGCCATCGAGTACAACCTCAAACGTACCCCGCGCCGCATCAAATGCATCATCTTCATTGTCTGGGTCATCTCAGCTGTCATCTCCTTCCCGCCACTCATCTCCATTGAGAAGAAGAGTGGGCAGCAGGCTGACCAGGGGGTGGCAGGGTGCAAAATCAACGATGAGAAGTGGTACATCATCTCTTCTAGTATTGGCTCCTTCTTTGCCCCCTGCCTCATCATGATCCTGGTCTATGTGCGCATCTACCAGATAGCCAAGAGGCGAACCAGGGTACCGCCGAACAAGCGGGCAGAGCGCCCTGAGAAGAGGCAAAATGGCTTGGCCGACAAGGAGGACCTGCCAGCCACAGCCCAGCTCAAtggggagaaggcagcaggaggcagcggcaggcaggagggagaggtcAACGGTATAGACATGGAGGAGACCTCTTCCTCCGAGCACCAGGAGAATAACCAGTGTAAGAAGTCAGAGAGACCATCGAGGGGAAAGACCAAGACTAAGCTGAGCCAGATTAAGCCTGGGGACAGTTTGCCCAGGAAGGCGGAGGAGGAGAGGAACACCAAAGGGTCCCGGTGGAGGGGCAGGCAGAACCGGGAGAAGCGCTTCACCTTTGTGCTGGCGGTGGTGATTGGGGTCTTTGTCATCTGCTGGTTCCCCTTCTTCTTCACCTACACGCTGACGGCCGTCTGcaagagctgctctgtgcccGACACCCTCTTCAAGTTCTTCTTCTGGTTCGGTTACTGCAATAGCTCCTTGAACCCTGTCATCTATACCATTTTCAACCACGACTTCAGACGGGCCTTCAAAAGGATCCTCTGTAGGATAGAGAGGAAAAGGATTGTTTGA